One window from the genome of Oceanisphaera sp. IT1-181 encodes:
- a CDS encoding YeiH family protein gives MSTIEMSKYSFKRLIEPGQRLMPGVIICVTIALATTFIADHYGGPTLLYALLFGMTLHFLTEEGRCLAGVEFTSRTILRLGVALLGVRITLDEVAALGIGPILMVIAGVTLTIAVGALLARILGLSRDMGLLTGGSVAICGASAALALSAVMPRNETHERNTIMTVVAVTTLSTVAMIVYPLIVGMLGLNDSEAGIFLGGTIHDVAQVVGAGYMISEDAGAVATLVKLLRVAMLVPAVVVFIFLFRKSRAEGSSGKVPMLPGFLVAFVLIVLINSLGWIPAMAAELATDLSRWCLVAAIAGLGIKTSFQKLAVVGWKPVILMVAETVFLLVFVMACIYFGLGGL, from the coding sequence ATGTCCACGATTGAAATGTCTAAGTATTCCTTTAAGCGGTTGATTGAACCAGGGCAGCGCTTGATGCCCGGCGTTATCATCTGTGTCACCATTGCCTTAGCGACCACCTTTATTGCGGATCATTATGGCGGACCTACATTACTGTATGCGCTGCTGTTTGGTATGACACTGCATTTTCTTACCGAAGAAGGGCGCTGCCTCGCCGGTGTGGAATTTACCTCGCGCACTATACTGCGGCTTGGCGTGGCGTTGTTAGGGGTGCGTATTACCCTCGATGAAGTAGCAGCACTGGGTATTGGTCCAATATTGATGGTGATCGCGGGCGTGACCTTGACCATTGCCGTCGGGGCTCTGTTAGCTCGCATTCTGGGTTTAAGTCGTGATATGGGGCTGTTGACCGGAGGCTCAGTGGCCATTTGTGGTGCGTCCGCGGCATTGGCCCTGTCGGCGGTGATGCCGCGCAATGAAACCCACGAGCGCAACACCATTATGACTGTGGTGGCGGTGACGACCCTGTCTACCGTGGCGATGATTGTCTATCCGCTGATTGTGGGCATGCTGGGGTTAAATGATAGCGAAGCGGGTATTTTTCTGGGAGGCACCATTCACGATGTAGCGCAGGTCGTGGGTGCTGGCTATATGATTTCCGAAGATGCGGGTGCTGTTGCTACCTTGGTTAAGTTATTACGGGTCGCTATGCTGGTGCCGGCGGTGGTCGTGTTTATATTCCTGTTCCGTAAAAGCCGTGCTGAGGGGAGTAGCGGCAAAGTCCCTATGCTACCGGGCTTTCTTGTCGCCTTTGTGCTGATAGTACTGATCAACAGCTTAGGCTGGATCCCCGCTATGGCAGCCGAGTTGGCCACTGATTTATCACGCTGGTGTCTGGTAGCGGCCATTGCAGGACTGGGTATTAAAACCTCGTTCCAGAAACTGGCGGTGGTGGGGTGGAAGCCGGTGATCTTAATGGTCGCAGAAACGGTATTCCTGTTAGTGTTTGTGATGGCGTGTATTTACTTCGGCTTAGGGGGTTTGTGA
- a CDS encoding arginine/lysine/ornithine decarboxylase yields MQFYFPIIIIDEDFRTENTSGSGIRELAAAIEKSGMDVVGYTSYGDLTSFAQQQSRAAGFVLSIDDEELAGSPEEAQSVLDQLHRFVEQIRHRNPDIPIYLYGETRTARHIPNAILRELHGFIHMHEDTPDFVARHIIREAKSYLDSLAPPFFRALTHYAQDGSYSWHCPGHSGGVAFLKSPVGQMFHQFFGENMLRADVCNSVDELGQLLDHTGPVAASERNAARIFNADHLYFVTNGTSTSNKIVWHSTVAPGDIVVVDRNCHKSILHAIMMTGAVPVFLMPTRNHYGIIGPIPRSEFEPARIREKMLANPFCRELLAKNPDLKPRVLTITQSTYDGILYNVEEIKTLLDGEIETLHFDEAWIPHAAFHDFYGDYHAIGENRPRCEKSMIFSTQSTHKMLAGLSQASQILVQNGTNNHLDRDVFNEAYLMHTSTSPQYAIIASCDVAAAMMEAPGGTALVEESLSEALEFRRAMRKVGDEYGSDWWFKVWGPDDLTDDGLDDRDAWMLHAGESWHGFGDVEPGFNLLDPIKATILTPGLNMEGNFSDTGMPAVVVTKYLAEHGIVIEKTGLYSFFIMFTIGITKGRWNSMVTELQQFKDDYDHNVPLWKVLPKFIQGNPSYERVGLRDLCDQIHQIYKENDVAKLTTEMYLSDLIPSMKPADAFAKMAHKEMDRVPIDELSGRTTAVMVAPYPPGIPLLIPGEVFNDTIISYLKFAREFNLRFPGFETYIHGLVTEEHEGQTQYFIDCIR; encoded by the coding sequence ATGCAATTTTATTTTCCCATCATCATTATTGATGAAGATTTTCGCACCGAGAACACCAGCGGCTCAGGCATTCGAGAGCTGGCTGCCGCCATCGAAAAGTCCGGCATGGATGTAGTGGGATACACCAGTTACGGTGATTTAACCTCGTTTGCCCAGCAGCAAAGTCGCGCTGCCGGCTTCGTGCTATCAATTGATGATGAAGAATTAGCAGGTAGCCCTGAAGAAGCCCAATCGGTGCTCGATCAGTTACATCGCTTCGTAGAACAAATTCGTCATCGCAACCCAGATATTCCTATTTACCTGTACGGTGAAACCCGCACCGCACGCCATATTCCTAATGCGATTTTGCGCGAGTTGCACGGCTTTATTCATATGCACGAAGACACGCCTGACTTTGTGGCGCGCCATATTATTCGTGAAGCGAAAAGCTATCTCGACAGCCTAGCGCCGCCCTTCTTTCGTGCTCTCACCCATTATGCGCAAGATGGCTCTTATTCTTGGCATTGCCCCGGTCACTCCGGCGGCGTGGCGTTTTTAAAATCCCCCGTTGGTCAGATGTTTCACCAGTTTTTTGGTGAAAACATGCTGCGCGCCGATGTCTGTAACTCAGTCGACGAGCTGGGCCAGTTACTGGATCACACGGGCCCGGTGGCCGCCAGTGAGCGCAATGCGGCGCGCATCTTTAACGCCGATCATTTGTACTTTGTGACCAACGGCACCTCTACCTCTAACAAAATCGTCTGGCACTCCACAGTCGCACCCGGCGATATCGTGGTCGTGGACCGCAACTGCCATAAGTCGATTTTGCACGCCATTATGATGACGGGCGCGGTACCGGTATTCTTAATGCCCACCCGTAACCACTACGGCATTATTGGTCCCATTCCACGCAGTGAATTTGAGCCTGCACGCATTCGTGAAAAAATGCTGGCTAACCCTTTCTGTCGTGAACTGTTAGCCAAAAACCCCGATCTCAAACCTCGGGTATTAACCATTACCCAGTCCACTTACGATGGCATCTTGTATAACGTCGAAGAGATAAAAACCCTGCTCGACGGCGAAATCGAAACCCTGCACTTCGATGAAGCTTGGATCCCCCACGCCGCCTTCCACGATTTTTACGGGGATTACCACGCCATTGGCGAAAACCGTCCACGCTGTGAAAAGTCGATGATTTTTTCTACCCAGTCGACCCACAAAATGCTGGCCGGATTATCGCAAGCATCACAAATACTGGTGCAAAATGGCACCAACAACCACCTAGACCGAGATGTGTTTAACGAAGCGTATTTGATGCACACCTCAACTAGCCCCCAGTACGCCATTATTGCCTCTTGCGATGTGGCCGCCGCCATGATGGAAGCGCCAGGTGGCACCGCCTTAGTGGAAGAGTCCTTATCTGAGGCGCTGGAATTTAGACGTGCCATGCGCAAGGTGGGAGATGAATACGGCAGCGACTGGTGGTTTAAAGTGTGGGGCCCCGATGATTTAACCGACGATGGCTTAGATGACCGCGATGCCTGGATGCTGCACGCCGGTGAAAGTTGGCATGGTTTTGGTGATGTGGAGCCAGGCTTTAACTTGCTCGACCCTATCAAGGCCACCATATTAACCCCCGGCCTTAATATGGAAGGCAATTTTTCCGACACCGGTATGCCTGCAGTGGTGGTCACTAAGTACTTGGCTGAACACGGTATTGTTATCGAAAAAACCGGCCTATATTCGTTCTTTATTATGTTTACCATCGGTATTACCAAAGGCCGTTGGAACAGCATGGTTACCGAGCTGCAGCAGTTTAAAGACGATTACGACCACAACGTGCCCTTGTGGAAAGTGCTGCCTAAGTTTATTCAAGGCAATCCTAGCTATGAGCGCGTGGGTTTACGTGATCTGTGTGACCAAATTCACCAGATCTACAAAGAAAACGACGTGGCTAAGCTGACCACTGAAATGTATTTGTCAGACTTAATTCCCTCGATGAAACCTGCCGATGCCTTCGCCAAAATGGCCCATAAGGAAATGGACAGGGTACCGATCGACGAATTATCCGGTCGCACTACGGCTGTAATGGTGGCTCCTTATCCACCAGGGATCCCACTGTTGATCCCAGGTGAGGTGTTTAACGACACTATTATTAGCTACCTGAAATTTGCTCGGGAATTCAACCTGCGCTTTCCGGGCTTTGAAACCTATATTCACGGCTTAGTGACCGAAGAGCATGAAGGGCAAACTCAGTATTTTATCGACTGTATTCGCTAA
- a CDS encoding zinc-dependent alcohol dehydrogenase family protein, protein MMMPEKMQAVVYGGPGVKSLETVAAPKILQPTDAIVKIVKTTICGTDLHILKGDVPAVTQGRILGHEGVGVVAEVGSAVTRFKKGDRVLISCVSACGKCNYCKKQLYAHCEDGGWILGHLIDGTQAEYVRTPHADNSLYHVPNGADEEALVMLSDILPTGFEIGVLYGAVQPGDTVAIIGAGPIGMAALLTAQFYSPAQLIMVDVDDSRLAMAKTFGATHTINSATQDAVTELMAMTTDGIDVVMEAVGIPATFDICQSVVRPGGHIANIGVHGTSVDLQLQELWIKNITLTTGLVNTNTTAMLLKNVQSGKLRPAELITHRFAFSDFMRAYEVFGNASKEQALKVIIDNS, encoded by the coding sequence ATGATGATGCCAGAAAAAATGCAGGCCGTAGTCTACGGTGGCCCAGGTGTCAAATCTTTAGAGACTGTCGCGGCCCCCAAAATTTTGCAACCAACCGATGCTATCGTAAAAATCGTTAAAACCACGATTTGTGGCACCGACTTACATATTCTTAAAGGCGATGTGCCAGCAGTGACGCAAGGTCGGATTTTAGGCCATGAGGGAGTCGGCGTAGTAGCAGAAGTGGGCAGCGCCGTTACCCGCTTTAAAAAAGGTGACCGAGTACTGATCTCTTGTGTCAGTGCCTGCGGTAAGTGTAATTACTGCAAAAAACAGCTCTATGCTCATTGCGAAGATGGCGGCTGGATTTTAGGCCACCTGATCGATGGTACTCAGGCTGAGTATGTACGCACCCCCCATGCAGATAACAGCTTATATCATGTACCCAATGGCGCCGACGAAGAAGCGCTAGTGATGCTCAGCGATATCCTACCCACAGGCTTTGAGATTGGTGTGCTCTATGGTGCTGTACAACCGGGTGATACGGTCGCCATTATTGGTGCCGGCCCCATAGGGATGGCAGCCTTATTAACGGCTCAGTTTTATTCACCGGCTCAGCTGATCATGGTGGACGTAGACGACTCACGCCTTGCCATGGCTAAAACCTTTGGTGCCACCCACACCATCAATAGCGCGACTCAAGATGCCGTGACCGAACTCATGGCCATGACCACAGACGGCATTGACGTGGTGATGGAAGCGGTTGGGATACCTGCCACATTCGATATCTGCCAAAGCGTAGTACGCCCGGGTGGGCATATCGCCAATATTGGCGTACATGGCACCAGTGTGGATTTACAGCTGCAAGAGCTGTGGATTAAAAACATCACTCTCACTACCGGCTTAGTAAACACTAACACCACCGCCATGCTGCTGAAAAACGTACAGTCGGGTAAATTAAGACCGGCTGAACTCATCACCCACCGCTTCGCCTTTAGCGACTTTATGCGCGCTTACGAGGTATTTGGCAATGCTAGCAAAGAGCAGGCACTTAAAGTAATCATAGATAATTCTTAA